TCGACTGGCTTCCGCTGGCCTTCGCCGACCAGTTCCAGGCCCCGCTGCTCACCACCGTGCACGGTTTCTCCGGCCCGGGAATCCTGCCCGCCTACGAGCGGGCCCGCTCGGCCTATGTCTCCATCTCCGACAGCGACCGGGTCGCCGGACTCGACTACGTCGCCACCGTCTACCACGGTGTCGACCTGGCCGGTCTGCCGTTCTCTCCGGCCGGCGGGCCCGGGCTGGTGACCTTCGGCCGGATCCATCCCGACAAGGGCGTGCACACGGCCATCGAGATAGCCCGCCGCGCCGGCCGGCCCCTGACGATCTGCGGGATCGTCCAGGACGAGGGCTACTTCGCCGAGCGCGTCGCGCCGCACATCGACGGCGAGCGGGTCGTGTTCCTCGGCCCGCTCGGCCCGCGACGGCGCGCCGAGGTCCTCGGCTCCGCCGCCGCCCTGTTGCACCCGATCGACTTCGACGAGCCGTTCGGCCTCTCGGTGGTCGAGTCGATGGCCTGCGGCACGCCCGTCGTCGCTTACCGACGGGGCTCGATGCCGGAGGTGATCGACGAAGGCGTCACCGGGT
This genomic interval from Asanoa ferruginea contains the following:
- a CDS encoding glycosyltransferase family 4 protein, with amino-acid sequence MKVALLGPVAWRTPPIHYGPWEQVTGLLADGLVRRGIDVTLFATLDSVTTATLDGVCARGYADDPTVDGRVWEALHVAHALARSAEFDVVHNHLDWLPLAFADQFQAPLLTTVHGFSGPGILPAYERARSAYVSISDSDRVAGLDYVATVYHGVDLAGLPFSPAGGPGLVTFGRIHPDKGVHTAIEIARRAGRPLTICGIVQDEGYFAERVAPHIDGERVVFLGPLGPRRRAEVLGSAAALLHPIDFDEPFGLSVVESMACGTPVVAYRRGSMPEVIDEGVTGFVVDTVDQAVAAVGRLGDVDRVGCHTRARERFGADRMVADYLRVYRDLVARSG